The following are encoded in a window of Sminthopsis crassicaudata isolate SCR6 chromosome 5, ASM4859323v1, whole genome shotgun sequence genomic DNA:
- the LOC141542806 gene encoding olfactory receptor 6C74-like, translating into MGNHTRVTVFILLGLTDDPQWKIVLFLFLFLTYILSVAGNLTIILLTLLDSHLKTPMYFFLRNFSLLEISYTTVCIPKFLVCIASGDKTITYNCCVAQLFFAFLLGASEFYLLAAMSYDRYVAICKPLHYTTIMSTKVCTQLVLSSWISGFLIIFPGLILGLQLDFCASNVIDHFYCDTGPMLQLSCTDTEFLELLSFILALVTLLVTLALVILSYTFIALTILRIPSASQKKKAFSTCSSHMIVLSLSYGSCIFMYIKPSAKERISLTKGISLLNTSVAPLLNPFIYTLRNQQVKQAFKDAIERATPFSKK; encoded by the coding sequence ATGGGAAATCATACAAGAGTGACAGTGTTTATTCTCCTAGGACTGACAGATGATCCTCAATGGAAGattgtactttttctttttctgttcctcaCCTACATATTAAGTGTTGCTGGCAATTTGACCATCATCCTCCTTACCTTGTTGGATTCCCACCTCAAGACTCCCATGTATTTCTTCCTTAGGAATTTCTCTCTCCTAGAAATTTCCTATACAACTGTTTGCATCCCTAAATTTCTGGTTTGTATTGCAAGTGGAGACAAAACTATAACTTATAATTGTTGTGTTGCTCAGTTGTTTTTTGCCTTCCTTCTTGGTGCATCTGAATTTTATCTTCTGGCTGCCATGTCCTATGATCGTTATGTTGCTATTTGTAAGCCCCTGCATTACACAACCATCATGAGCACCAAAGTCTGCACCCAGCTTGTACTTAGCTCTTGGATCTCTGGCTTCCTGATCATTTTTCCAGGACTGATTCTAGGCCTTCAACTTGATTTCTGTGCCTCCAATGTCATTGACCATTTCTATTGTGACACTGGTCCTATGTTACAGCTCTCTTGCACAGACACAGAGTTTCTTGAGCTACTCAGTTTTATTTTAGCTTTAGTGACACTTTTGGTTACTTTGGCATTAGTTATTCTGTCTTACACCTTTATTGCCTTGACAATTCTGAGAATTCCATCTGCTAGTCAGAAGAAAAAGGCTTTTTCCACCTGTTCCTCTCACATGATTGTCCTCTCCCTCTCTTATGGCAGCTGCATTTTCATGTACATTAAACCCTCAGCTAAGGAAAGAATATCATTAACCAAGGGAATATCCTTACTCAATACTTCAGTTGCCCCTCTATTAAACCCCTTTATTTACACTCTAAGGAACCAGCAAGTGAAACAAGCCTTCAAGGATGCAATCGAGAGAGCAACTCCTTTTTCAAAGAAATGA
- the OR10A7 gene encoding olfactory receptor 10A7 — translation MTCENQTRVTEFLLLGFTNNPEMQVCLFILFLIIYSVTLVGNFLIITVTSMDPALQTPMYFFLRNLSFLEVCFTLVMVPKMLVDLVSTKKSISFIGCGTQMYFFFFFGSSECFLLSMMAYDRYVAICNPLRYTLIMNQGLCNLMAIGSWLSGVPVSMLQTAWMMALPFCGQNAVDHFFCDGPPVLKLVSQDTTMYEMQALASTLLFIMFPFSLILVSYTHIITTILKMPSATGRQKAFSTCSSHLIVVSLFYGTASLTYLRPKSTQSPESKKIVSLSYTVITPMLNPIIYSLRNNDVKGAVRRTFSREVLQKLEVF, via the coding sequence ATGACTTGTGAAAATCAGACCAGAGTCACTGAGTTTTTACTTCTGGGGTTCACCAACAACCCTGAAATGCAAGTTTGTCTCTTTATTCTGTTTCTGATCATTTATTCAGTCACCTTGGTGGGCAACTTCCTCATTATCACAGTAACCAGCATGGACCCTGCTCTTCAAACCCCCATGTATTTTTTCCTCCGTAACCTGTCATTCTTAGAAGTCTGCTTCACTTTGGTTATGGTGCCCAAGATGCTGGTGGACCTGGTATCTACAAAGAAAAGCATCTCCTTCATAGGCTGTGGTACACagatgtatttcttctttttctttggcaGCTCTGAATGCTTTCTTCTCTCCATGATGGCATATGACCGTTATGTGGCCATCTGTAACCCTCTCCGATATACACTCATCATGAACCAAGGCCTGTGCAACTTAATGGCCATAGGTTCTTGGCTCTCTGGTGTCCCTGTTTCTATGCTACAAACAGCCTGGATGATGGCCCTTCCTTTCTGTGGACAAAATGCTGTAGACCACTTCTTTTGTGATGGGCCACCTGTTTTGAAACTAGTGTCCCAGGACACAACCATGTATGAGATGCAGGCCTTGGCTTCTACCCTTCTCTTCATTATGTTCCCCTTCTCCCTTATTTTGGTTTCCTACACTCACATTATCACAACCATTCTGAAAATGCCCTCTGCTACTGGCCGCCAGAAAGCCTTCTCCACTTGTTCTTCCCATTTAATTGTGGTATCCCTCTTTTATGGGACTGCAAGCCTTACTTATTTGAGGCCAAAGTCCACCCAATCCCCTGAGAGTAAGAAGATAGTATCACTGTCCTACACAGTCATCACTCCAATGTTAAACCCAATCATTTATAGCCTGAGGAACAATGACGTGAAAGGGGCTGTCAGGAGAACATTTTCTAGAGAGGTCTTGCAGAAGTTGGAAGTTTTTTGA